A window of Bradyrhizobium sp. AZCC 1610 contains these coding sequences:
- a CDS encoding SurA N-terminal domain-containing protein, giving the protein MTTIKLLSRRLWSNVWSLAAGGAVALAVLAGGVSPVPAQSVACMVNGEPITSLDIEQRTKLNFLTTRKQMPRQEVIDELTNEKVKIKEAKRFGVDPSASDIDQAYAGMSQRMRLSPEQLTKSLESSGVRPETLKSRLKAEMVWGSLVRGRFKESLQVGEKDVAAAAQESGEPTQTEAFEYKLRPIVLIVPRGSAQAAIDLRRKEAESLRERVQTCEQANSYFKSMQNAAIRDTVTKTSADIPGPLRELLDKTPIGRLTPPEITKQGVEMVALCERKPTKIDTPKKREIREKMYAQKYETKQKAYLNDIRKAAMIECR; this is encoded by the coding sequence ATGACGACCATCAAGCTCCTTTCTCGCCGACTTTGGTCCAATGTTTGGTCCCTTGCCGCCGGCGGCGCCGTCGCGCTTGCCGTGCTGGCCGGCGGGGTTTCGCCAGTGCCCGCTCAGTCGGTGGCCTGCATGGTCAACGGCGAGCCCATCACCAGTCTCGATATCGAGCAGCGTACCAAGCTCAACTTCCTGACCACGCGGAAGCAAATGCCGCGGCAGGAAGTGATCGACGAACTGACCAACGAAAAGGTGAAGATCAAGGAAGCCAAGAGATTCGGCGTCGATCCTTCCGCCAGCGATATCGATCAGGCCTATGCGGGAATGAGCCAGCGGATGCGGCTGTCGCCCGAGCAGCTCACCAAGTCCCTGGAGAGCAGCGGTGTCCGGCCGGAAACGCTGAAGTCCCGCCTCAAGGCCGAGATGGTCTGGGGCAGTCTGGTGCGCGGCCGCTTCAAGGAGAGCCTGCAAGTCGGCGAGAAAGACGTTGCGGCCGCCGCCCAGGAAAGCGGCGAACCAACCCAGACCGAGGCGTTCGAATACAAGCTGCGGCCGATCGTGCTGATCGTGCCGCGCGGCTCGGCGCAAGCGGCGATCGACCTGCGGCGCAAGGAAGCGGAATCCTTGCGCGAGCGCGTCCAGACCTGCGAGCAGGCCAACTCCTACTTCAAGTCGATGCAGAACGCTGCGATCCGCGACACCGTGACCAAGACTTCGGCCGACATCCCGGGCCCGCTTCGCGAATTGCTGGACAAGACGCCAATCGGTCGTTTGACCCCGCCCGAAATCACCAAACAGGGCGTGGAGATGGTGGCATTGTGCGAGAGGAAACCGACCAAGATCGATACGCCGAAGAAGCGGGAAATCCGGGAAAAGATGTACGCCCAGAAATACGAGACAAAACAGAAAGCCTATCTGAACGACATCCGCAAAGCTGCAATGATCGAATGTCGTTGA